One Paroedura picta isolate Pp20150507F chromosome 3, Ppicta_v3.0, whole genome shotgun sequence genomic window carries:
- the LOC143833768 gene encoding neo-calmodulin gives MGDGIPSPMMFLTEEQIAEFKEAFSLFDKDGDGTITTKELRTVMRSLGQNPTEAELQDMINELDADGNGTIDFPEFFTMMARKMKDTDSEEEIREAFCIFDKDGNGYISAAELRHVMTNLGEKLTDEEVDEIIREADIDGDGQVNYEEFVQMMTAK, from the coding sequence ATGGGAGATGGCATTCCATCTCCCATGATGTTCCTGACAGAGGAACAGATTGCAGAATTCAAAGAAGCTTTTTCACTATTCGACAAGGATGGAGATGGCACTATAACAACAAAAGAGTTGAGGACGGTGATGAGGTCACTCGGGCAAAATCCAACAGAAGCGGAATTGCAGGACATGATCAATGAATTAGATGCTGATGGCAACGGGACAATTGACTTTCCGGAGTTTTTTACAATGATGGCAAGAAAAATGAAGGATACAGACAGTGAAGAGGAGATTAGAGAAGCATTCTGTATATTTGATAAGGATGGCAATGGCTATATTAGTGCTGCAGAATTGCGCCATGTGATGACAAATCTTGGAGAGAAGTTAACAGATGAAGAAGTTGATGAGATTATTAGAGAAGCAGATATTGATGGTGATGGTCAAGTAAACTATGAAGAGTTTGTACAAATGATGACAGCAAAGTGA